GAGCTGGTTTATGGGGTTATTGAGCGCAAGAATACTCTGGATTATGTAATAGTTTCACTGGCTAAAAAGGGAACGAAACCTGATCTGCGTGTTTTAAATCTGTTGAGGATGGGAATATATCAGATAATGTATCTTGATAAAATTCCTCCTCGGGCGGCCTGTGATGAGGCAGTAGAGCTGACAAAAAAATATTGCGGCATAGGTCCGTCTAAATTCGTCAATGGGATTATAAGGACGTATTTGAGAAATGGGGTAAAATTTCCTGATGAAAATCTTCAACCCGTTGAATATCTATCTTTAAAGTATTCATATCCGGAGTGGATGGTAGAGAGATTTTTAAAAGATTATGACTACGATTTTGTAAAAAGCTTTTTAGAAGCCAGCAATCAAAAGCCTGACGTATCTATAAGGGTAAATACGTTAAAGACGGATGTAGACGGTCTTACGACAGCTCTGGAAGGACAAGGTATTGAGGTTAAAAAAGGTAAATATGCCAGAGAGGCTCTTTATGTATATGGGATTAGAGGGATAGATAAACTTGATTTATACAAAAATGGCCTCTTTCAGGTGCAGGGTGAGAGTTCTATGATGGTATCCCATCTTTTAAACCCTGAGCCAGGTGAGTTTATTGTAGACGTATGCAGTGCGCCTGGTGGGAAGGCTACTCATATAGCTCAACTTATGGAAAATAAAGGTATAATACTGGCTAGAGACCTATATGAGCATAAACTTGCATTGATCCAGAAAAATTGTGAGAGATTGGGCATAAAGATCATAAAGACACAGTTATATGATGCTCGGGAATTGGACCAGCATATGGTAAATAAGGCTGATAGGGTTTTGGTTGACGCACCCTGCACAGGATATGGGGTTATACGAAAAAAACCTGATATAAAATGGAGCAGAAAGCCTGAAGATGAGAAAGAGCTCGTCAGTATACAACATCAGATCTTAAATAATGCAGCAAAGTATGTAAAAAGTGGTGGTCTAGTAGTATATAGCACATGTACCATTACTTATGAAGAAAACATGGGACAGGTAGAGAGGTTTTTGCATGAAAACAAAGATTTTGAACTGGAATCAACTACATCATTTTACCCTCATATCCATGGTCTTGATGGTTTCTTCATATCCTGCCTAAGGCGAAAATAAATATGGAGGATTATTATTATGATAGACCTTTACGATCTTAATGAGAAAGAGTTAGAAAAATTTTTTGAGAAGATCGGTGAACCTGCTTACAGGGCCAGACAATTGATTAATTGGCTTTATAAGGGCATAAATGATATTTCAGAGATTACAGTATTTTCTAATGATTTGAAAAATAGAATAAAGGAAAAAGCCTATATAGGAAGATTGTCTATTGTAAAGAAGCAGTTATCAAAAGATAGGAATACTATAAAGTACCTGTTGAAATTGAAAGATAAAAATGTAATAGAAACCGTAGTCATAAAGTACAGGTTTGGTTATACCCAATGTGTTTCGACGCAGGTTGGATGCAGGATGGGCTGCGCTTTTTGTGCTTCTACTATAAACGGCATGGAGCGGAATCTTTCGTCGGGTGAAATGATAGAACAAATATTGGCAGCTCAGAGGGACTTGGGGCATAAAATATCGAGGGTTGTTCTCATGGGTAGCGGCGAGCCTTTTGATAACTATGACGAAGTTTTGAAGTTCGTCAGGTGTATAAATAGCGATAATGGTCTAAATATAGGGCAAAGGCATATTACTATTTCAACTTGCGGTATTGTGCCAGGTATTATGAAATTGGCTGATGAAGGGCTGCAGGTTAATTTAGCCGTGTCACTTCACGCTCCTGATGATGAAATTAGATCTCAGATAATGCCTATTAACAAAAAATACGGTATTGCAGACATATTGCAGGCATGTAAATATTATACGTTGAGAACGAATAGAAGGGTAACATTTGAATACGCTCTTATACGAGGTTTTAATGATTCAATACATCATGCTGTGGAATTGGCAAGGCTATTGAGGGATATGTTATGCCATGTTAACTTGATCCCGGTAAATGAGGTAAATAATCAGTTTGTGAGACCTAGTGAGGAGAGAATACAGGAATTTGCCAAAACTCTTCAGAACAGAGGTATCAGTACTACTGTGAGGAGAGAGCTTGGCAGCGATATAGACGCTGCCTGTGGACAACTCAGGAGAAGCTATATGAACAGTATAGGTAAGTGAGGTGATAGGATGAAGGCAGTGGGAAAAACTGATGTAGGAAATGCAAGAGAAAATAACGAGGACGGATATTATATTAAGAATGACGATGAATTCAAGTTGTTTATCGTGGCGGATGGAATGGGTGGACACAATGCCGGAGAAGTGGCCAGCAGTCTTGCGATTAAATCGGTAGTAGATTACTTTGAAAAAAACTATAAACAGCTGGTTAAGGATGATTACGAGATAATCAGATTTATAAAAGAGGCTATAGTTGAAGGGAATTCAGAAGTATTTAAAAAGGCTACCTTAAATAAAAGTATGAGCGGCATGGGTACAACCCTCACCTTGTTATTGATCGAAAACGGCAAGTATTTTATAGGTCACATAGGTGATAGCAGAGCATATCTCATCAGGGACAAAAAAATTAAACAGATATCCAACGACCACTCGTTAGTGGCAGAATTGATACGGCAGGGTAGTATAACAGAAAATGAGGCCAGAGTGCATCCCCAGAGAAATATAATAACGAGAGCCTTGGGTACTTGTAATGATATTGAGATAGATATAGTCATTGATGAAATAAGCCCTGGCGATATTATATTGCTTTGTACAGATGGGTTGACTAATATGTTAACGGATCAGGAAATACTGGATATCGTTAATGACAATGAACCCGACAGAGCTTGTGATGAGTTAATAAAAGCGGCCAATGATAAGGGCGGTTATGACAATATAACTGTTGTAATAGCAAAAGTTGACAGCAATTAAAAGGGAGGTGAGTTGGGTGATAGGCAGATTGCTGGGAAATAGATATGAAGTGCTTGAAAAAATAGGAGAAGGCGGCATGGGTATTGTTTATAAAGCCAGGTGCAATTTACTTAATAGATATGTGGCGATAAAAGTTTTGCGTCCTGAATATGCTAACGACGAAAATTTTATTGAAAGGTTTAAAAGGGAATCACAGGCTGCGGCCAGTTTATCCCACCCCAATATTGTAAATATATACGATGTGGGATGTGATGATGGGATATATTATATCGTAATGGAATATGTCCACGGGAAAACACTAAAAAAGGTTATTAAAGAGAACAATGGACCGCTACCTGTAGATTATGCCGTTGACATTGCGAGACAAGTAGCCTCTGCGCTGGATCATGCCCACAAGAGAGGTATTGTACACAGGGACGTAAAGCCTCAAAATATTCTTATTACAGATGATGGTCGGGCAAAGGTTACAGATTTTGGAATAGCAAGAGCTGGAGGTAATACAACTTTAACATATACTGGAAATATTATAGGGACTGCCCAATACTTTTCTCCTGAACAGGCTAAAGGTGGATATATAGATGCAAAATCAGATGTCTATTCTCTAGGTATCGTGTTATACGAGATGGTTACAGGAAGGTTGCCTTTTGATGGTGAAAGCCCTATATCTGTTGCCCTTAAACATATTCAGGAAGAAATTATTCAGCCCAGAAAATTAAATCCGTCCATACCTCCCGCTTTGAATATGATAATAATGAAAGCCACCCAGAAAGACCAAAACGCCAGATATCAAAGCGCAGAAGAACTTTTAACAGATTTAGGTCGCTTTTTAAAAGATCCCTATGGCGATTTTGTAAAGATCAACGATAGTTCTTTTGACGATCCAACAAGGGTTATGAAGATAGATGACGATATGCTCAAAAAGGTTCAAAGGCGAAGCAGTGATGCTAAAAATGAAAATAATGGTAAGGGTAAGAGTTTATTAAGAAAAGTTTTTATTAGCATTGCTATAACGGCCCTTATGTTGATTGCGCTTGGAGCGGTATCAGCTGCAGGAGTATATTATTTAAATAATTCAATGAGGGTAAAAGAGATAACCGTTCCCTCTCTTATAGGTTTAAATGCTGAGGATGCTAGATCTTTGCTACAAAAGAAACATTTAAAAGCGAAAGAGGTTAAAATGTATAATGACCAGTATTCTCCTGGTGTGGTATTTAAGCAGGACCCAGAGCATGGGACCAGCGTCAAAGAAAATTATGTTGTTACATTATACGTAAGTAAAGGGGTTCAAAAGGTTGCGATACCTGATGTGACGGGTATTGATTATAGGGATGCCCAGATAAGATTAGACAATGCAGGTCTAAATAGCAGTATTAAATACGTCTATGATGATAGGCCTAAAAATATTGTTATATCCCAGTATCCTTCACCTGATGCAGGAACGGTAAAAAAAGGCACGACAATTGTTTTGACGGTCAGCAAAGGCCCTAATAAAGTGACTGTGCCATCATTGGTGGGTCTAAAATTAGATGAAGCCAAGACTTTGCTACAAAACAGCCAGCTGAAACTGGGTAACGTCAAATATCAAGAGGATACCGGCCCTGAAGATGTGGTACTTACTCAATCTGTTGATGCAAATCAATCGGTTGATATAGGAACTTCTATTGATCTTGTTGTAAGCAAAAAACCTGCACAGCCGCAACAACCAACAGGTCAGCAACAAACGCAAGGGCAGGGCCAACAGAATAATCAGCAAGCGCCATCTAATCAAGGACAACAGAGTAATCCACAACTGATTACAAAGAATATTATTGTAAATTTGCCTAAATCGGACAAACCTATGAGTGTAGAGCTGGTCATGGTGCAGAATAATCAGTCTACAGTAGTGTATAACGGTATAAATAACTATGCGGATAGTCCTTTGAGCATACCCGTTTCGGCTAGTGGTAAGGTGATTTTACAGCTTTACATCGATGGAAAATTACAGGATTCACGAGAGGTAGATTTCCGTTGAAG
Above is a genomic segment from Caldanaerobius fijiensis DSM 17918 containing:
- the rsmB gene encoding 16S rRNA (cytosine(967)-C(5))-methyltransferase RsmB, yielding MKARELAFKVLMDVEENKSYADMALKKYLDKFRLDSRDRALVTELVYGVIERKNTLDYVIVSLAKKGTKPDLRVLNLLRMGIYQIMYLDKIPPRAACDEAVELTKKYCGIGPSKFVNGIIRTYLRNGVKFPDENLQPVEYLSLKYSYPEWMVERFLKDYDYDFVKSFLEASNQKPDVSIRVNTLKTDVDGLTTALEGQGIEVKKGKYAREALYVYGIRGIDKLDLYKNGLFQVQGESSMMVSHLLNPEPGEFIVDVCSAPGGKATHIAQLMENKGIILARDLYEHKLALIQKNCERLGIKIIKTQLYDARELDQHMVNKADRVLVDAPCTGYGVIRKKPDIKWSRKPEDEKELVSIQHQILNNAAKYVKSGGLVVYSTCTITYEENMGQVERFLHENKDFELESTTSFYPHIHGLDGFFISCLRRK
- the rlmN gene encoding 23S rRNA (adenine(2503)-C(2))-methyltransferase RlmN is translated as MIDLYDLNEKELEKFFEKIGEPAYRARQLINWLYKGINDISEITVFSNDLKNRIKEKAYIGRLSIVKKQLSKDRNTIKYLLKLKDKNVIETVVIKYRFGYTQCVSTQVGCRMGCAFCASTINGMERNLSSGEMIEQILAAQRDLGHKISRVVLMGSGEPFDNYDEVLKFVRCINSDNGLNIGQRHITISTCGIVPGIMKLADEGLQVNLAVSLHAPDDEIRSQIMPINKKYGIADILQACKYYTLRTNRRVTFEYALIRGFNDSIHHAVELARLLRDMLCHVNLIPVNEVNNQFVRPSEERIQEFAKTLQNRGISTTVRRELGSDIDAACGQLRRSYMNSIGK
- a CDS encoding Stp1/IreP family PP2C-type Ser/Thr phosphatase; translation: MKAVGKTDVGNARENNEDGYYIKNDDEFKLFIVADGMGGHNAGEVASSLAIKSVVDYFEKNYKQLVKDDYEIIRFIKEAIVEGNSEVFKKATLNKSMSGMGTTLTLLLIENGKYFIGHIGDSRAYLIRDKKIKQISNDHSLVAELIRQGSITENEARVHPQRNIITRALGTCNDIEIDIVIDEISPGDIILLCTDGLTNMLTDQEILDIVNDNEPDRACDELIKAANDKGGYDNITVVIAKVDSN
- the pknB gene encoding Stk1 family PASTA domain-containing Ser/Thr kinase, producing MIGRLLGNRYEVLEKIGEGGMGIVYKARCNLLNRYVAIKVLRPEYANDENFIERFKRESQAAASLSHPNIVNIYDVGCDDGIYYIVMEYVHGKTLKKVIKENNGPLPVDYAVDIARQVASALDHAHKRGIVHRDVKPQNILITDDGRAKVTDFGIARAGGNTTLTYTGNIIGTAQYFSPEQAKGGYIDAKSDVYSLGIVLYEMVTGRLPFDGESPISVALKHIQEEIIQPRKLNPSIPPALNMIIMKATQKDQNARYQSAEELLTDLGRFLKDPYGDFVKINDSSFDDPTRVMKIDDDMLKKVQRRSSDAKNENNGKGKSLLRKVFISIAITALMLIALGAVSAAGVYYLNNSMRVKEITVPSLIGLNAEDARSLLQKKHLKAKEVKMYNDQYSPGVVFKQDPEHGTSVKENYVVTLYVSKGVQKVAIPDVTGIDYRDAQIRLDNAGLNSSIKYVYDDRPKNIVISQYPSPDAGTVKKGTTIVLTVSKGPNKVTVPSLVGLKLDEAKTLLQNSQLKLGNVKYQEDTGPEDVVLTQSVDANQSVDIGTSIDLVVSKKPAQPQQPTGQQQTQGQGQQNNQQAPSNQGQQSNPQLITKNIIVNLPKSDKPMSVELVMVQNNQSTVVYNGINNYADSPLSIPVSASGKVILQLYIDGKLQDSREVDFR